A section of the Pseudomonas prosekii genome encodes:
- a CDS encoding peptidylprolyl isomerase: MTQVKLTTNHGDIVLELNAEKAPLTVANFIEYVKAGHYENTVFHRVIGNFMIQGGGFEPGMKEKKDKRPSIQNEADNGLPNEKYTVAMARTMEPHSASAQFFINVADNSFLNHSAKTTQGWGYAVFAKVVSGTEVVDKIKGVSTTMKSGHQDVPAEDVIIEKAEIIEA; the protein is encoded by the coding sequence ATGACCCAAGTCAAACTGACCACCAACCATGGCGACATCGTCCTGGAACTGAACGCTGAAAAGGCTCCGCTGACCGTTGCCAACTTCATCGAATACGTCAAAGCCGGGCACTACGAAAACACCGTTTTCCACCGCGTCATCGGTAACTTCATGATCCAGGGCGGCGGTTTCGAGCCAGGCATGAAAGAAAAGAAAGACAAGCGCCCAAGCATCCAGAACGAAGCCGACAACGGTCTGCCGAACGAGAAGTACACCGTCGCCATGGCCCGTACCATGGAGCCGCATTCGGCCTCCGCGCAGTTCTTCATCAACGTTGCTGACAACAGCTTCCTCAACCACAGCGCCAAGACCACTCAGGGCTGGGGCTATGCGGTATTCGCCAAAGTGGTTTCCGGTACTGAAGTTGTCGACAAGATCAAAGGTGTTTCCACCACCATGAAATCCGGCCACCAGGACGTGCCAGCAGAAGACGTGATCATCGAGAAAGCCGAGATCATCGAAGCGTGA
- a CDS encoding DHA2 family efflux MFS transporter permease subunit: protein MSNNASFTPPSLLLSTIGLSLATFMQVLDTTIANVALPTISGNLGVSSEQGTWVITSFAVSNAIALPLTGWLSRRFGEVKLFLWATILFVLASFLCGISTSMPELIGFRVLQGLVAGPLYPMTQTLLIAVYPPAKRGMALALLAMVTVVAPIAGPILGGWITDSYSWPWIFFINVPIGIFAVMVVRQQLKERPVVTSRQPMDYVGLITLIIGVGALQVILDKGNDLDWFESNFIIIGAAISVVALAVFVIWEMTDAHPVVNLRLFAYRNFRIGTIVLVLGYAGFFGINLILPQWLQTQMGYTATWAGLAVAPIGILPVLMSPFVGKYAHKFDLRLLAGGAFLCIGLSCFMRAGFTNEVDFQHIALVQLFMGIGVALFFMPTLSILMSDLPPSQIADGAGLATFLRTLGGSFAASLTTWIWIRRADQHHAYLSESITTYEPATRDALHALGGASTPAYAQLDQVLTSQAYMLSTVDYFTLLGWGFVGLILIVWLAKPPFAAKAGPAASGH from the coding sequence ATGAGCAATAACGCGTCTTTCACCCCGCCCAGCCTGCTGCTCAGTACCATCGGGCTGTCGCTGGCGACTTTCATGCAAGTGCTCGACACGACCATCGCCAACGTCGCGTTGCCGACGATTTCCGGCAACCTCGGCGTGAGTTCGGAGCAGGGCACCTGGGTGATCACTTCGTTCGCCGTCAGTAACGCGATCGCGCTGCCGCTGACCGGGTGGCTGAGCCGGCGTTTCGGCGAAGTGAAGCTGTTTCTCTGGGCAACGATTCTGTTCGTGCTGGCTTCATTTCTCTGCGGCATCTCGACCTCGATGCCGGAATTGATCGGTTTCCGTGTGCTGCAAGGTCTGGTGGCGGGGCCGTTGTACCCGATGACCCAGACGCTGCTGATCGCGGTGTATCCGCCAGCCAAACGGGGGATGGCCCTGGCACTGCTGGCGATGGTCACGGTGGTCGCACCCATTGCCGGGCCGATCCTCGGCGGCTGGATTACCGACAGCTACAGTTGGCCGTGGATCTTCTTTATCAACGTGCCGATCGGGATTTTCGCGGTGATGGTGGTGCGCCAGCAGCTCAAGGAGCGCCCGGTGGTTACCAGTCGCCAGCCGATGGATTACGTCGGTTTGATCACGCTGATCATCGGCGTCGGGGCGTTGCAGGTGATCCTCGACAAGGGCAATGATCTCGATTGGTTCGAGTCGAATTTCATCATCATCGGCGCGGCGATTTCCGTGGTGGCGCTGGCGGTGTTTGTGATCTGGGAGATGACCGATGCGCATCCGGTGGTTAATTTGCGGTTGTTCGCGTATCGCAACTTCCGCATCGGCACCATCGTGCTGGTGCTGGGTTATGCCGGGTTCTTTGGTATCAACCTGATTCTGCCGCAATGGCTGCAGACGCAGATGGGCTATACCGCGACCTGGGCCGGTCTGGCGGTGGCGCCGATCGGGATTCTGCCGGTGTTGATGTCGCCCTTCGTCGGCAAATACGCGCACAAGTTCGATCTGCGTTTGCTCGCCGGTGGCGCGTTCCTGTGCATTGGCCTGAGCTGCTTCATGCGCGCCGGGTTCACCAATGAAGTGGACTTCCAGCACATCGCGTTGGTGCAGTTGTTCATGGGGATTGGCGTGGCGCTGTTCTTTATGCCGACGCTGAGCATCTTGATGTCGGACTTGCCGCCGAGCCAGATCGCCGATGGCGCGGGCCTGGCGACGTTCCTGCGGACCTTGGGCGGCAGTTTCGCGGCGTCGCTGACGACGTGGATCTGGATTCGCCGGGCCGATCAGCATCATGCGTATCTGAGTGAAAGCATCACCACCTATGAACCGGCCACGCGCGATGCCTTGCACGCGCTGGGCGGGGCGAGTACGCCAGCCTATGCGCAACTCGATCAGGTGCTGACAAGCCAGGCGTACATGCTCTCCACCGTGGATTACTTCACGCTGCTGGGCTGGGGTTTTGTCGGTTTGATCCTGATTGTATGGCTGGCGAAACCACCGTTTGCGGCGAAGGCCGGGCCAGCGGCGTCTGGGCATTGA
- a CDS encoding sigma-54-dependent Fis family transcriptional regulator, which translates to MAVPASPLSHDAIIQDSWSRCRAFGLDHHSVPTFDQLPAAGIAQLLESQHSLVQTTHQEVLPYYENILSNSNCLIMLADNQGQVLTSWGTQRFIEPSLTRGFSAGASWIERCSGTNAIGTALACEQAVHIEHDEHFLKANRFMTGSAAPIFDAERKVIAVLDVSSDSYLPPSHTLGMVKMMSQTVENRLILNLFHGQHFQLTFNTGLNNLDSQWAGLLIFDETGQVLSANRRADNLLGISLSRVSVESLFKVSLLELLNQPEGLPFALQASGRNRFQCLLKRPKQLPIQARVFAEPTVSPPAAISLSTLHFGDSRVEKAVRQAERLLEKDIPLLIHGETGVGKEVFVKALHQASSRSKQPFIAVNCAAIPAELVESELFGYEKGAFTGANQKGSIGLIRKADKGTLFLDEVGDMPLPTQARLLRVLQERCVQPVGSSELFAVDIRIISATNRSLREQVQLGRFREDLYYRIGGLTLELPPLRERSDKEALFKRLWEQHREPAQWAGLSREVMALFNRHPWPGNLRQVSSVMQVALAMAEEQPVKPEHLPDDFFVDLEMEPVETPEPLAVDLNDAEDLNRLLQAAGGNISHLARRLGVSRNTLYKRLRQTE; encoded by the coding sequence ATGGCCGTACCCGCCTCGCCGCTCTCCCACGACGCCATCATTCAGGACTCCTGGTCGCGCTGTCGTGCGTTCGGCCTCGACCATCACAGCGTGCCGACCTTCGATCAGCTACCCGCCGCCGGCATCGCGCAATTGCTCGAGAGCCAGCATTCGCTGGTGCAGACCACGCATCAGGAAGTGCTGCCGTATTACGAAAATATCCTCAGCAACTCCAATTGCCTGATCATGCTCGCCGACAATCAGGGCCAAGTGCTCACGTCCTGGGGCACCCAGCGCTTTATCGAGCCGAGCCTGACCCGCGGTTTCAGCGCCGGCGCCAGTTGGATCGAGCGTTGCAGCGGCACCAATGCGATCGGCACCGCCCTCGCCTGCGAGCAAGCCGTGCACATTGAGCACGACGAACACTTTCTGAAAGCCAACCGTTTCATGACCGGCTCCGCCGCGCCGATTTTCGATGCCGAGCGCAAAGTCATCGCGGTGCTCGACGTGTCCAGCGACAGCTATCTGCCGCCGTCGCACACGTTGGGCATGGTCAAAATGATGAGCCAGACCGTGGAGAATCGGCTGATTCTCAACCTGTTCCATGGCCAGCATTTTCAACTGACCTTCAACACCGGGCTAAACAACCTCGACAGCCAATGGGCCGGTTTGCTGATCTTTGACGAGACCGGGCAAGTGCTCTCGGCCAATCGCCGGGCCGATAATCTGCTGGGCATCAGCCTGTCGCGGGTCAGCGTCGAGAGCCTCTTCAAGGTGTCATTACTGGAATTGCTCAACCAACCGGAGGGCTTGCCGTTTGCGTTGCAAGCGTCCGGGCGCAACCGTTTTCAGTGTTTGTTGAAGCGGCCGAAACAGCTGCCGATTCAAGCGAGAGTGTTCGCTGAACCGACGGTTTCGCCCCCCGCCGCGATCAGCCTGAGCACCCTGCACTTCGGCGACAGCCGCGTCGAAAAAGCCGTGCGCCAGGCCGAGCGTTTGTTGGAGAAAGACATTCCGCTGCTGATCCACGGCGAGACCGGGGTCGGCAAGGAAGTGTTTGTCAAAGCGTTGCACCAGGCCAGCTCGCGCAGCAAACAACCGTTCATTGCCGTCAACTGTGCAGCGATCCCCGCCGAACTGGTGGAATCCGAGCTGTTTGGCTACGAGAAAGGCGCGTTCACCGGTGCCAATCAAAAGGGCAGCATCGGCCTGATCCGCAAGGCTGACAAAGGTACGCTGTTCCTCGATGAAGTCGGCGACATGCCGCTGCCGACGCAGGCCCGACTGTTGAGGGTGTTGCAGGAGCGTTGCGTGCAACCGGTGGGCAGCAGTGAGTTGTTTGCGGTGGATATCCGGATTATTTCGGCGACCAACCGCTCGTTGCGCGAACAGGTGCAGTTGGGGCGTTTCCGCGAGGATTTGTATTACCGGATTGGCGGTTTGACCCTCGAGCTGCCGCCATTGCGCGAGCGCAGTGATAAAGAAGCCTTGTTCAAACGCCTGTGGGAACAGCACCGCGAACCGGCGCAATGGGCCGGGTTGAGCCGCGAGGTAATGGCGTTGTTCAACCGTCATCCGTGGCCGGGGAATTTGCGTCAGGTGAGCAGCGTGATGCAGGTTGCACTGGCGATGGCTGAGGAGCAACCGGTGAAACCCGAGCATTTGCCGGATGATTTTTTTGTCGATCTGGAGATGGAACCGGTAGAGACGCCGGAACCGTTGGCGGTGGATTTGAATGATGCCGAGGATTTGAATCGGCTGTTACAGGCCGCTGGGGGCAATATTTCGCATCTGGCCCGCAGGCTCGGGGTGAGCCGCAACACCCTGTACAAGCGGTTGCGCCAGACGGAGTGA
- a CDS encoding ABC transporter ATP-binding protein, which produces MSLTLEHVSRTVEGQTWIDDACLVFEPGSFNVLLGRTLSGKTSLMRLMAGLDKPDSGRILMNGVDVTQRPVRLRNVSMVYQQFINYPTMTVFENIASPLRQGGASNELIQSKVLETAKMLRIEKFLKRYPLELSGGQQQRTAMARALVKDAELILFDEPLVNLDYKLREELRQEMRELFKARHTIAIYATTEPNEALALGGTTTILHEGRVIQSGKSSEVYHQPQTVLAAELFSEPPINLMPGRIAGNEVSFANFVHFPLNVDLRPVGEGEFRFGVRPSHISLVPSNDDDLELAVTVEVAEISGSETFLHVRNEHFLLVLHLPGVHEYDVDAPIRIYIPTHKLFVFDMQGRLVQAPGRRIARVA; this is translated from the coding sequence ATGTCACTCACCCTGGAGCACGTCAGCCGTACCGTCGAGGGCCAGACCTGGATCGACGATGCGTGCCTGGTTTTCGAACCCGGATCATTCAACGTTTTGCTCGGGCGCACGCTGTCCGGCAAGACCAGCCTCATGCGCCTGATGGCCGGCCTCGACAAGCCTGACAGCGGTCGCATCCTGATGAACGGCGTGGATGTTACGCAACGCCCGGTGCGTTTGCGCAACGTCTCGATGGTTTATCAGCAGTTCATCAACTACCCGACCATGACGGTGTTCGAGAACATCGCTTCGCCGCTGCGGCAGGGCGGGGCGTCCAACGAACTGATCCAGAGCAAAGTGCTCGAAACCGCGAAAATGCTGCGCATCGAGAAATTCCTCAAGCGCTATCCGCTGGAGCTTTCTGGTGGTCAGCAGCAGCGCACGGCCATGGCGCGGGCGCTGGTCAAGGACGCCGAGCTGATCCTCTTCGACGAGCCGCTGGTCAACCTCGACTACAAGCTGCGCGAAGAGCTGCGCCAGGAAATGCGCGAGCTATTCAAGGCGCGGCACACCATCGCGATCTACGCCACCACCGAGCCCAACGAAGCGTTGGCGCTGGGCGGCACGACGACGATTCTTCACGAAGGCCGGGTGATCCAGAGCGGCAAGTCCTCCGAGGTTTATCACCAGCCACAAACCGTATTGGCCGCCGAGTTGTTTTCCGAGCCGCCGATCAACTTGATGCCGGGACGCATCGCTGGCAACGAAGTGAGTTTCGCCAATTTTGTGCACTTCCCGCTGAACGTCGATCTGCGCCCGGTGGGCGAGGGCGAATTCCGTTTTGGCGTGCGCCCGAGCCACATTTCGCTGGTGCCGAGCAACGACGATGACCTCGAATTGGCGGTCACCGTCGAAGTCGCCGAGATCAGCGGTTCGGAAACCTTCCTGCACGTGCGCAACGAACATTTCCTGTTGGTGCTGCACCTGCCGGGCGTGCACGAATACGACGTCGATGCGCCGATCCGCATCTACATCCCGACCCACAAACTGTTTGTCTTCGATATGCAGGGCCGGCTGGTCCAGGCGCCCGGTCGCCGTATCGCGAGGGTTGCCTGA
- the lpxH gene encoding UDP-2,3-diacylglucosamine diphosphatase gives MILLISDLHLEEERPDITRAFLDLLAGRARSASALYILGDFFEAWIGDDAMTPFQRSIGQALRDLSDSGTAIFLMHGNRDFLLGKAFCKQAGCTLLRDPSVVQLAGEPVLLMHGDSLCTRDVGYMKLRRYLRNPITLFILRHLPLSTRHKLARKLRSESRAQTRMKANDIVDVTPEEVPRIMQEFGVKTLIHGHTHRPAIHKLQIGEQAARRIVLGDWDRQGWALQVDENGFALAPFDFGTPPQLALPDG, from the coding sequence GTGATACTGCTGATTTCAGATTTACATCTGGAAGAGGAGCGCCCGGACATAACCCGGGCGTTTCTGGATTTGCTCGCCGGACGCGCCCGCTCGGCGAGTGCACTGTACATTCTCGGCGACTTTTTCGAGGCATGGATTGGCGACGACGCCATGACGCCTTTCCAGCGCTCCATCGGCCAGGCCCTGCGCGATCTCAGCGACAGCGGCACGGCAATTTTTCTGATGCACGGTAATCGCGACTTCCTGCTCGGCAAGGCCTTCTGCAAACAGGCCGGCTGCACGTTGTTGAGAGACCCGAGCGTCGTGCAACTCGCAGGCGAGCCGGTGCTATTGATGCACGGCGACAGCCTGTGCACTCGCGATGTTGGCTATATGAAGCTGCGTCGTTATCTGCGCAATCCGATCACTCTGTTTATCCTGCGGCACCTGCCCCTGAGCACCCGGCACAAACTGGCGCGCAAACTGCGCAGCGAAAGCCGTGCGCAGACGCGGATGAAGGCCAACGACATTGTTGATGTCACGCCCGAGGAAGTGCCGCGGATCATGCAGGAATTCGGCGTGAAAACGCTGATCCACGGGCACACCCACCGCCCGGCGATCCACAAGTTGCAGATCGGCGAACAAGCGGCCAGGCGCATTGTGCTGGGGGATTGGGATCGCCAGGGCTGGGCGCTGCAGGTGGATGAGAACGGATTTGCCTTGGCACCGTTCGACTTCGGGACACCGCCGCAGCTTGCATTGCCTGACGGCTAA
- a CDS encoding HlyD family secretion protein, giving the protein MATAETTKAPDNAQDTSNPRKRKIMLTVLAVLVILAGLGVWAYHELYGRWNESTDDAYVNGNVVEITPLVTGTVVSIGADDGDLVHEGQVLVNFDPNDAQVSLQSAQANLARTVRQVRGLYSNVDGMKAQVNAQQANVQKAQDNFSRRKNLAAGGAISQEELSHARDDLTSAQNALANAQQQLKTTSALVDDTVVSSHPDVMSAAAQLRQAYLNNSRSTLIAPVTGYVAKRSVQLGQRVQPGTALMAVIPLDQLWIDANFKETQLRDMRIGQPVDIEADLYGSDVKYSGTIDSLGAGTGSAFALLPAQNATGNWIKIVQRVPVRIHINAEELAKHPLRVGLSTQVEVNLHDQSGPVLAQQPPQKASFSTNVYDRQLAEADAMITQLIHDNSAAASKTAKR; this is encoded by the coding sequence ATGGCCACTGCCGAAACAACCAAAGCTCCCGACAACGCGCAAGACACCAGCAACCCGCGCAAACGCAAAATCATGCTGACCGTGCTGGCGGTTCTGGTAATCCTCGCCGGCCTCGGCGTCTGGGCTTATCACGAACTCTACGGTCGCTGGAATGAAAGCACCGACGACGCCTACGTGAACGGCAACGTGGTGGAAATCACCCCGCTGGTCACCGGCACCGTGGTCAGCATCGGCGCCGACGATGGCGATCTGGTCCACGAAGGCCAGGTGCTGGTCAACTTCGACCCGAACGACGCGCAAGTCAGTTTGCAAAGTGCCCAGGCCAATCTGGCCCGCACCGTGCGCCAAGTGCGCGGCTTGTACAGCAACGTCGATGGCATGAAAGCCCAGGTCAACGCACAACAGGCGAACGTGCAAAAGGCTCAGGACAACTTCAGCCGTCGGAAGAATCTCGCCGCCGGCGGGGCGATTTCCCAGGAAGAACTGTCCCACGCTCGCGACGACCTGACCTCGGCGCAAAACGCCTTGGCCAACGCCCAGCAACAACTGAAAACCACCAGCGCGCTGGTCGATGACACGGTGGTTTCGTCGCACCCGGACGTGATGTCGGCCGCCGCGCAATTGCGTCAGGCCTACCTGAACAATTCCCGCAGCACCTTGATTGCGCCGGTCACCGGTTATGTCGCCAAGCGTTCGGTGCAACTCGGTCAGCGGGTTCAGCCGGGCACGGCGTTGATGGCGGTGATTCCGCTGGATCAGTTGTGGATCGACGCCAACTTCAAGGAAACCCAACTGCGCGACATGCGCATCGGCCAACCGGTGGACATCGAGGCTGACCTGTACGGCAGCGACGTGAAGTACAGCGGCACCATCGACAGCCTCGGCGCCGGGACCGGCAGCGCGTTTGCCCTGTTGCCGGCGCAGAACGCCACCGGTAACTGGATCAAAATCGTCCAGCGGGTGCCGGTGCGGATTCACATCAACGCCGAAGAACTGGCCAAACACCCGTTGCGCGTGGGCCTGTCGACTCAGGTTGAGGTCAACCTGCACGACCAGAGCGGCCCGGTGTTGGCGCAACAGCCGCCGCAAAAGGCTTCGTTCAGCACTAACGTCTACGACCGTCAATTGGCCGAGGCGGACGCGATGATCACGCAGTTGATCCACGACAACAGTGCGGCGGCCAGCAAGACCGCCAAGCGCTGA
- a CDS encoding glutamine--tRNA ligase/YqeY domain fusion protein: protein MSKPTVDPTSNSKTGPAVPVNFLRPIIQADLDSGKHTQIVTRFPPEPNGYLHIGHAKSICVNFGLAQEFGGVTHLRFDDTNPAKEDQEYIDAIESDIKWLGFEWSGEVRYASQYFDQLHDWAVELIKAGKAYVDDLSPEQAKEYRGTLTEPGKNSPFRDRSVEENLDWFARMKAGEFQDGARVLRAKIDMASPNMNLRDPIMYRIRHAHHHQTGDKWCIYPNYDFTHGQSDAIEGITHSICTLEFESHRPLYEWFLDALPVPAHPRQYEFSRLNLNYTITSKRKLKQLVDEKHVFGWDDPRMSTLSGFRRRGYTPASIRNFCDMVGTNRSDGVVDFGMLEFSIRQDLDQNAPRAMCVLRPLKVVITNYPEDQVENLELPRHPQKEELGVRQLPFAREIYIDHDDFMEEPPKGYKRLEPNGEVRLRGSYVIRADEAIKDADGNIVELRCSYDPETLGKNPEGRKVKGVVHWVPAAASIECEVRLYDRLFRSPNPEKAEDSASFLDNINPQSLQVLTGCRAEPSLANAQPEDRFQFEREGYFCADIKDSKPGAPVFNRTVTLRDSWGQ, encoded by the coding sequence ATGAGCAAGCCCACTGTCGACCCTACCTCGAATTCCAAGACTGGCCCTGCCGTGCCGGTCAATTTCCTGCGCCCGATCATCCAGGCGGACCTGGACTCGGGTAAGCACACGCAGATCGTCACCCGTTTCCCGCCTGAGCCCAACGGCTACCTGCACATCGGTCACGCCAAGTCGATTTGCGTGAACTTCGGCCTGGCCCAGGAATTTGGCGGCGTCACGCACCTGCGTTTCGACGACACCAACCCGGCCAAGGAAGACCAGGAATACATCGACGCGATCGAAAGCGACATCAAATGGCTGGGCTTCGAATGGTCCGGTGAAGTGCGCTACGCCTCGCAGTATTTCGACCAGTTGCACGACTGGGCCGTCGAGCTGATTAAGGCCGGCAAGGCTTACGTCGATGACCTGAGCCCGGAGCAAGCCAAGGAATACCGCGGCACGCTGACCGAGCCGGGCAAGAACAGCCCGTTCCGTGACCGCTCCGTGGAAGAAAACCTCGACTGGTTCGCCCGCATGAAGGCCGGCGAATTCCAGGACGGCGCACGCGTGCTGCGGGCCAAGATCGACATGGCCTCGCCGAACATGAACCTGCGCGACCCGATCATGTACCGCATCCGCCACGCCCATCACCACCAGACCGGTGACAAGTGGTGCATCTACCCGAACTATGACTTCACCCACGGTCAGTCGGACGCCATCGAAGGCATCACGCATTCGATCTGCACCCTGGAATTCGAAAGCCATCGCCCGCTGTACGAATGGTTCCTCGACGCGCTGCCAGTGCCGGCGCACCCGCGCCAGTACGAATTCAGCCGCCTCAACCTGAACTACACGATCACCAGCAAGCGCAAGCTCAAGCAACTGGTCGATGAAAAGCACGTGTTCGGCTGGGACGATCCGCGCATGTCGACGCTGTCGGGTTTCCGCCGCCGTGGCTACACGCCTGCGTCGATTCGCAATTTCTGCGACATGGTCGGCACCAACCGTTCCGACGGCGTGGTCGATTTCGGCATGCTCGAATTCAGCATCCGTCAGGACCTTGACCAGAACGCTCCGCGCGCCATGTGTGTGCTGCGTCCGCTGAAAGTCGTAATCACCAACTACCCGGAAGACCAGGTCGAGAACCTCGAACTGCCGCGTCATCCGCAGAAAGAAGAACTCGGCGTGCGCCAGCTGCCGTTCGCCCGTGAAATCTACATCGATCATGATGACTTCATGGAAGAGCCGCCAAAAGGCTACAAGCGCCTGGAGCCGAATGGCGAAGTGCGTCTGCGCGGCAGCTACGTGATCCGTGCCGACGAAGCGATCAAGGACGCCGACGGCAACATCGTCGAGCTGCGTTGCTCCTACGATCCGGAAACACTTGGCAAAAACCCTGAGGGCCGCAAGGTCAAAGGCGTTGTGCACTGGGTGCCAGCAGCGGCCAGCATTGAGTGTGAAGTGCGTCTGTACGATCGCCTGTTCCGCTCGCCGAACCCTGAAAAGGCTGAGGACAGCGCCAGTTTCCTCGACAACATCAACCCTCAATCACTGCAAGTTCTCACTGGTTGTCGTGCCGAGCCTTCGTTGGCCAATGCACAGCCGGAAGACCGTTTCCAGTTCGAGCGCGAAGGTTACTTCTGCGCGGATATCAAGGACTCGAAACCGGGCGCTCCGGTCTTCAACCGTACCGTGACCTTGCGTGATTCGTGGGGCCAGTGA
- the cysS gene encoding cysteine--tRNA ligase → MLTIYNTLTKSKEVFKPLDGNNVRMYVCGMTVYDYCHIGHGRSMVAFDLVTRWLRFSGYNLTYVRNITDIEDKIINRAKENGEPFDVLTERMITAMHEDEARLNIKKPDMEPRATDHIPGMLSMIQTLIDKGYAYAANNGDVYYRVAKFMGYGKLSRKKIEDLRIGARIEVDESKQDPLDFVLWKATKPGEPSWPSPWGDGRPGWHIECSVMSTCCLGETFDIHGGGSDLEFPHHENEIAQSEAATGKTYANAWMHCGMIRINGEKMSKSLNNFFTIRDVLEKYHPEVVRYLLVSSHYRSAINYSEDNLKDAKGALERFYHALKGLPSVAPAGGEGFVERFTQVMNDDFGTPEACAVLFEMVREINRLRESDLNAAAGLAARLKELASVLGVLQLEADDFLQAGAEGRVDAAEVDALIAARLAARSNKDWAESDRIRDQLTAMGVVLEDGKGGTTWRLAD, encoded by the coding sequence GTGCTGACGATCTACAACACGCTCACCAAGAGCAAAGAAGTTTTCAAACCGCTGGATGGCAACAATGTGCGCATGTACGTCTGCGGGATGACCGTTTACGACTACTGCCACATTGGCCACGGCCGCAGCATGGTCGCTTTCGACCTGGTAACCCGCTGGTTGCGCTTCAGCGGTTACAACCTGACGTATGTGCGCAACATCACCGACATCGAAGACAAGATCATCAATCGGGCCAAGGAGAACGGCGAACCGTTCGACGTGCTGACCGAGCGCATGATCACTGCGATGCACGAAGACGAAGCGCGCCTGAACATCAAGAAGCCGGACATGGAGCCGCGTGCCACCGATCATATTCCGGGCATGCTCAGCATGATCCAGACCTTGATCGACAAGGGTTACGCCTATGCCGCGAACAATGGCGACGTGTATTACCGCGTCGCCAAGTTCATGGGCTACGGCAAGCTGTCGCGCAAGAAGATCGAAGACCTGCGCATCGGCGCGCGGATCGAAGTCGACGAGTCGAAACAGGACCCGCTGGACTTCGTGCTGTGGAAAGCCACCAAACCGGGCGAGCCGAGCTGGCCTTCGCCGTGGGGCGACGGGCGTCCGGGCTGGCACATCGAGTGCTCGGTGATGTCGACCTGCTGCCTCGGCGAGACTTTCGATATTCATGGCGGCGGCAGCGACCTTGAGTTCCCGCACCACGAAAACGAAATCGCCCAGAGCGAAGCGGCCACCGGCAAGACCTACGCCAACGCGTGGATGCATTGCGGGATGATTCGCATCAACGGCGAGAAGATGTCGAAGTCGTTGAACAACTTCTTCACCATTCGCGACGTGCTGGAAAAGTATCACCCGGAAGTCGTGCGTTACTTGCTGGTGTCGAGCCATTACCGCAGCGCGATCAACTATTCGGAAGACAACCTCAAGGACGCCAAAGGCGCACTCGAGCGTTTCTACCATGCGTTGAAAGGCCTGCCGAGCGTAGCTCCGGCGGGCGGCGAAGGGTTTGTCGAGCGCTTCACCCAGGTGATGAACGACGACTTCGGTACGCCGGAAGCCTGCGCGGTGCTGTTCGAGATGGTCCGCGAGATCAACCGTCTGCGCGAGAGCGATCTGAACGCGGCGGCCGGTCTGGCGGCGCGTTTGAAGGAACTGGCCAGCGTGCTCGGCGTGTTGCAGCTTGAAGCCGATGACTTCTTGCAGGCTGGCGCTGAAGGGCGGGTCGATGCAGCTGAAGTTGACGCGCTGATTGCTGCGCGTCTGGCGGCTCGCAGCAACAAGGACTGGGCCGAATCCGACCGCATCCGCGACCAGCTCACCGCCATGGGCGTGGTGCTGGAAGACGGCAAGGGCGGCACGACCTGGCGCTTGGCTGACTGA